The Streptomyces sp. DG1A-41 genomic sequence GGGGTGCCCTCGGCGACGACCACCCCGTGGTCGACGACGACCAGCCGGTCGGAGAGGGCGTCGGCCTCGTCGAGGTAGTGCGTGGTCAGGAAGACGGTCGTGCCGTGCTCGTCGCGCAGCCGGCGCACCAGGTCCCACAGGGCGGCCCGGCTGCCCGGGTCGAGACCGGTGGTCGGCTCGTCGAGGAACAGCACCGTCGGGCGGTGGGTGAGCGCCATCGCGATGTCCAGGCGGCGCCGCTGACCGCCGGAGAGCGCCGCGCACTTGCGGTCGAGCAGTTCGGTGAGGTCCAGGTCGCGGGCCAGCTCCTCGGCGCGCTCGGCGGCCTGCTCCTTCGTCAGCCGGTACAGACGCCCCTGGGTGACCAGCTCCTCCCGCACGCTGATCTGCGGGTCCACCCCGCCGGACTGCGCCACGTAGCCGCAGGCCCGCCGCACCCCGGCCGGGTCGGTCGCCAGGTCGCAGCCCGCGACGGTGGCGGCCCCGCTGGTCGGTTCCAGCAGGGTCGTCAGCATCCGCAGGGTCGTGGTCTTGCCGGCCCCGTTCGGGCCGAGGAAGCCGAGGATCTCTCCCTCTCGGACGGTCAGGTCGATGCCGCGGACGGCCTGGACCGGGCCGCGTTTCGTCTCGAAGGTACGGGCCAGACCGGCCGTGCTGATGATTGCCATGCCCCATAGAAAAACAGAGTCACTGAAATTTTGCAATGACCCCAAATTTTCACCGGGTCCAAGGAAGCTAGGATTCGGACATGGCAGAAGGGCTCAGGGAGCGGAAGAAGCGCGAGACCAGGCAGCGCATCTCGGACATCGCCACGGGGCTGTTCCTGGAGCACGGGTTCGTGACGGTGACGATCGCGGACGTGGCGGAGGCGGCCGACGTCTCCGTGAACACCGTCTACAACTACTTCCCGGCCAAGGAGGACCTCTTCTTCGACCGCTCCCAGGGGGTCGTCGACCGGCTCTCCCGCTGGGTGCGCGGCCGGGACGACGGGGAGTCCGCCGCCCGGGCGGTGCTGCGCGAGCTCCGTGCCGAGATCGAGGCCGTCTCGCCCCGGATGGGCCTCATCGAGGGCTACGACCGTTTCATGCGCTGCATCGACGAGGCGCCGCCGCTGCGTTCGAGGCTGTGGAGCATTCAGCAGGAGGTCCAGGACAACCTGGAGGCGACCCTCCGCGAGGAGACGGGTGCCGAGGACGGCGACCCGCTGCCGAGACTGATCGCCGGTCAGATCTGCTGGGTCCACGGCACCGTCTTCGTCGCGATCGGCCGCGAGATGACCAAGGGGCGCGACCCGGAGGAAGTGTCACGGGAGATGCTCGTCCTCCTCGACGACATCGAGGAGTTGTTGAGCGAGAAGGTGCTCAACTACGCCGTCCGGGGCGCGGGATGACCCCTGCCGGTGTGACGTCCGTCATGTGAGACGTGACGCGCATTACTTACTGGCCACACAGGCCCTCACGAACGCTAGTGTCCGCCCGAGAGGCAGACATAAGCAGCGCGTCAGGGGAGTCGCACAGTGGCACGGAAGCTCGCCGTCATCGGAGCCGGCCTCATGGGATCCGGCATCGCCCAGGTCTCCGCACAGGCGGGCTGGGACGTGGTCCTGCGCGACGTCACCGACGAGGCGCTGAGGCGGGGCACCGACGGCATCAAGGCGTCGTACGACAAGTTCGTCGCCAAGGGCAAGCTGGAGGCGCACGACGCCGACGCCGCCCTCGCCCGGATCACCGCGACCACCGATCTGGACGCCGCGGCCGACGCGGACGTCGTCGTCGAGGCCGTCTTCGAGAAGCTCGAGGTCAAGCACGAGATCTTCCGCGCCCTCGACAAGATCGTGAAGGACGAGGCGATCCTCGCCTCCAACACCTCCGCCATCCCGATCACCAAGATCGCGGCCGCGACGGAGCGCCCCGAGCGGGTCGTCGGCACGCACTTCTTCTCGCCCGTGCCGATGATGCAGCTGTGCGAACTGGTCCGCGGCTACAAGACCAGCGACGAAACCCTCGCCAAGGCCCGGGAGTT encodes the following:
- a CDS encoding ATP-binding cassette domain-containing protein, translating into MAIISTAGLARTFETKRGPVQAVRGIDLTVREGEILGFLGPNGAGKTTTLRMLTTLLEPTSGAATVAGCDLATDPAGVRRACGYVAQSGGVDPQISVREELVTQGRLYRLTKEQAAERAEELARDLDLTELLDRKCAALSGGQRRRLDIAMALTHRPTVLFLDEPTTGLDPGSRAALWDLVRRLRDEHGTTVFLTTHYLDEADALSDRLVVVDHGVVVAEGTPSALKLRYGGSPDASLQDTFLAITGRSAAPADQTPVAV
- a CDS encoding TetR/AcrR family transcriptional regulator — its product is MAEGLRERKKRETRQRISDIATGLFLEHGFVTVTIADVAEAADVSVNTVYNYFPAKEDLFFDRSQGVVDRLSRWVRGRDDGESAARAVLRELRAEIEAVSPRMGLIEGYDRFMRCIDEAPPLRSRLWSIQQEVQDNLEATLREETGAEDGDPLPRLIAGQICWVHGTVFVAIGREMTKGRDPEEVSREMLVLLDDIEELLSEKVLNYAVRGAG
- a CDS encoding 3-hydroxyacyl-CoA dehydrogenase family protein, with product MARKLAVIGAGLMGSGIAQVSAQAGWDVVLRDVTDEALRRGTDGIKASYDKFVAKGKLEAHDADAALARITATTDLDAAADADVVVEAVFEKLEVKHEIFRALDKIVKDEAILASNTSAIPITKIAAATERPERVVGTHFFSPVPMMQLCELVRGYKTSDETLAKAREFAESVGKTCIVVNRDVAGFVTTRLICALVVEAAKLHESGVASAEDIDLACKLGFGHAMGPLATADLTGVDILLHATSNIYTESQDEKFAAPESMRRMVDAGDIGRKSGQGFYRH